A DNA window from Luteolibacter luteus contains the following coding sequences:
- a CDS encoding aldo/keto reductase — MYSSDPSRYDGRMPYRRCGDSGLLLPEISLGCWHNFGHVDDQNEARAILRRAFDRGITHFDLANNYGPPAGSAEENVGRILAEDFAAHRDELIISSKAGHDMWQGPYGEWGSRKHVLASLDQSLKRLRLDYVDIFYSHRPDPKTNLEETMSALATAVQSGRALYVGLSKYPLKMLKKAVKILKEMGVNCLIYQPPYSILNRWPEAEGIHDWLEDKGIGSIVFSPLAQGMLTGKYVDGIPDGSRAARAEGFLKTSQVEAQIEKIRALHQIASERGISLQHLALRWVLDQSAVTSAIIGARTVAQLDDSIAALQAPSLDRDALELIDSISPAVKKDDAEA, encoded by the coding sequence ATGTATTCTTCCGATCCTTCCCGCTACGATGGCCGCATGCCTTACCGCCGTTGCGGCGATTCCGGGCTCCTGCTTCCCGAGATCTCCCTCGGCTGCTGGCACAATTTCGGCCATGTCGATGATCAGAACGAAGCCCGCGCCATCCTGCGCCGCGCTTTCGATCGCGGGATCACCCATTTCGACCTGGCGAACAACTACGGCCCGCCGGCTGGCAGCGCGGAAGAGAACGTCGGCCGCATCCTCGCGGAAGACTTCGCCGCCCATCGCGATGAATTGATCATCTCCTCCAAGGCCGGCCACGATATGTGGCAGGGCCCGTATGGCGAGTGGGGTTCGCGCAAGCACGTCCTCGCCTCGCTGGACCAATCGTTGAAGCGCCTGCGCCTCGACTACGTGGATATCTTTTACTCCCACCGCCCGGATCCGAAGACGAACCTGGAAGAGACGATGTCCGCCCTGGCCACCGCCGTGCAATCCGGGCGCGCGCTCTACGTGGGCCTCTCCAAGTATCCGCTGAAGATGCTGAAAAAGGCGGTGAAGATCCTCAAGGAGATGGGCGTGAACTGCCTGATCTATCAGCCGCCCTATTCGATCCTGAACCGCTGGCCGGAAGCCGAAGGCATTCACGATTGGCTGGAGGACAAAGGCATCGGCTCCATCGTCTTCAGCCCGCTCGCCCAAGGCATGCTCACCGGCAAATACGTCGATGGCATCCCGGATGGCTCCCGTGCCGCTCGCGCCGAGGGCTTCCTGAAAACTTCCCAGGTGGAAGCCCAGATCGAGAAAATCCGCGCCCTTCACCAGATCGCCTCCGAGCGCGGCATCAGCCTGCAGCACCTCGCCCTGCGCTGGGTGCTCGATCAAAGCGCCGTAACCTCGGCCATCATCGGTGCCCGCACCGTGGCCCAGCTCGATGACTCGATCGCCGCCCTTCAGGCGCCCTCGCTCGACCGCGAC